The genomic stretch CATCACGATCCATTCGACGCGGTCCAGATTGGCGACCTTGCCGCCGGCCGTGAAGCTCGGCGCACCCTCGCGCGGGACATAGCCGTCGAAGCGGGAATAGACGGTGCGGGCGCCGGCCACGCGCTCACCGGGCACGAAGCGATAGGGGCCGGAGCCGATGATCTCGCTGACCTGCGTCGCCGCATCGGTGCGGGCCAGGCGCTCGGGCATGATGAAGGGGACGGTGACGGTGGTCTTGCCGAGTGCCGCGGGCAGCAGGGGAAAGGGCTTCTTCAGGCGGAAGCGCAGGCGGCGGTCATCCAGGGCGGTCAGTTCATCCGTGGCGGCAAACAAGGCCTGGCCGAAGGCATCGCGCGAGCCCCAGCGGCGCAGGCTGGCCACCGCATCGGCGGCGCGCACGGGTTCGCCATCATGGAAGCGCAGATTGGGGCGCAGCGTGATGATCCAGGTGAGGCCGCCATCCTCGACCACATGGCCCTCGGCCATCTGCGGCTGCGGGTTGAAGTTGGCATCGGTGCCATAGAGCGTGTCATAGACCAGATAAGCGTGGTTGCGGCTGACGAAGGCGGTGGACCAGAGCGGGTCCAGCACGGTCACATCGGCTTGCGGTACGAAGCGCAGCGAGCGCGCGCCCTGGGCGGCGACCATGGAGGGCGCGGCTAGGGCGAGGGGGGCGGCAAGCAGGGTACGGCGGGGGAGTGTGGTCATGCAAGGGCTCCGGTAGGGACACCCGCATCCTGGGTAAGCGGCGTGGCGAGCGCAAGACATCCTTGGGTGGATCATCGCGCGCGCGGCAGGCTTCTGCGCGAGAGAGGAATTTCCTTGACGCGGCCTATTGTTCCCTTTATGTTCTAAATATACAGGGAGACATGCCTCGTTTGATCCCGCGTCGGGCCTCTCCTCTGATCCTCGCTGCTTGTGTGCTCTGTGCGGGGCTCCTCGGCCTTCGCGAAGCGCTCCGCCCGCCAACACGATGGAGCGGGCAAGACGCAGAATTTCGGCTCCGACTTGATGTCGCAGAATCGCAAGGCGCTCGGGTTGTCGCAATCACACTCAACGGCGAGGAGTTCTCGCCGGAAGCACTGAAGGCCAAGCTCGGGCGGAACAAGACGTTGCGCTTCAGCTACCGCGGTCAGCCCGTCATGCTCATGACGCTTCGGCTTCGTTTTGAGGCTGGCGATACCTTCGAGGCAGAGCGGATGATCATGCCATTCCTGGACAATGTCTGCGATCTGGACGTCCGGCTTGATGGCCGCGTTCTGACCCTCTCCGCTTGCCGACTTGCCAGCGATTCTGAATGGGATTGAGGATCAGGCAACTCCTCCTCCCCGTTTCCAATCACACGCCAATACCAGACAAGGAGAACACCGTCATGTCATCTACGGCAGGACCAGCGAGTGCTGAGCGGTTGATTCGTGAGGTCTATGATTTCGCCCGTGCCGCAACGGCGGCATCGGGCCTGCCGGGTCGCGATTCCGGACTTGCTGACGCATTTCGGCACATGGTGGGTGCCGCCGAACTGGCGCGTCGTATCGGCGCGCTGCCGGCCTACGCGGCCGTTGAGGGCAATGAGACGATCAGTTGGTTCATGGAACGCTACAATGCCTTTCTCCAACGTGAGCCGGGCCCAGGGCGCAACGAAGAAGACCGTGCGATGGACCGTATCAACAACGCCATCGGCATCCGCATCGGCCTCCGGGCCAGCAATCCGACGGAAGTGCTCAACGCTGCTCGTTTCGAGATTGAGCGTGCCTATGAGCGCGGCCCCGGTGTTGGAGGCGCCGCGACGTGGCTCCCGACACGAAGCTGGGTGGAGTCCATCCGTCCAGACAGCAACTGGCCACCGCGAAGCTGGCCGGAAATCGAGGCCGCACCAGATGTGCGAGCCTATCCCGGGCACGCCATCCCATCCATCCACCGCCGCGCGGGCGCGATGGGCGGTGGCCCCGTTCAGGTCCGGCCGCACAGCCGGGATGGCCATCCCGTTCAGGGCTATTCCCGCGCCGCCCCCGCGCGCTGATCTCACCCGGGCAGAATCAGCGCCCGCGCTGCCACCAGCGCCGCGATGGCCGCCTCACCGAGCCCCGCCTCCCGCAGCACTTCCCGCCCATGCTCGCCCAGGCGCGGCGTCGGCCCGCGCGGGATTTCGCCATGCGCCGAGAACCGCACGGGTGCCGCCATCCGCGTCAGCGCGCCCTCGCTCGGGTGATCCTCCGGCTGGAAAAAGCCGCGCGCGTTCAGATGCGGGTCCGCGCGCAGCGTCGGCAGATCATGCACCGGCGCGCAGGGCAGATCGGCCGCTTCGAGCAGGGCCAGCCATTCCGCCGTGCCGCGCGTGGCGAAGATGCTGGCCAGTTCCGCATAGAGTTCATCAATATGCCGCAGCCGCGTCGTGTGGTTCTTGAGGCGCGGGTCCTCCGTCATCCGCTCCGGCGTGCCGATGGCGGCGAAGAAGCGCTCCCATTGCGCCTGGTTGTAGATCATCACGCCGATATAGCCGTCCAGCGTCGCATAGGGCTTGCGGTCGGGGCTGATGAGGCGGGCATAGCCGCCCTGGTCCGTGGCGGGCTCGAAGCCCAGGCCGCCCAGATGATCGCCCAGCACCATGCTCGCCATCACCTCGAACATCGGCACCTCCACCTCCTGCCCCAGGCCCGTGCGCCCGCGTTCCAGCAGCGCTGCCAGGATGGCCGAGAGCGCGTGCATGCCCCCCACCCGGTCCGCCAGCGCGATGGGCGCGTAGCGCGGCGCCGCACCCCCCTGCGCCAAGGCGAGATGCGCCAGCCCGCCAATGCCCTGGATCAGATCGTCATAGGCGGGCTTGTCGGCATAGGGCCCGTCCTGGCCGAAACCGACCAGCGCGCAGAACACCAGGCGCGGATCGGCCGCGCGCAGCGTCGCGGAATCCAGCCCCAGCCGCGTCAGCGCGCGTGGCCGCACATTGGTGATCACCACATCGCAGGTGCGGGCCACGGCCAGGGCGGCGTCGCGCGCGGCGGGCTGCTTCAGGTCGAGGCACAAACCGCGCTTGCCGCGATTGAGTGTCAGGAAGATCGCCCCCATGCCGGGATTGCGCGCGGGCTCCGTGTGGCGCGTCACATCGCCCTCGGGCGCTTCCAGCTTGATGACCTCGGCGCCCATCTCGGCCATCAATTGCGTGGCATAGGGGCCGAACAGCACCGTCGTCATGTCGAGCACGCGAATGCCCGCGAGTGGTCCGGCGCCCATATCCATCTCCCCTGTCGGCGGCCGAGGCTAGAGCATCATCCGCTGAAACGGAATCATGCGCCGCGATCAAGCGGCTTGCACGGCGCCGGGCGCCCCCCCTTTGCAAGTGCCCCACTTCGCGCCAGCCTCCGCCCAAAGGGAGAGACGCTTCACGCATGAGCAAGTTCCGCATCGGCTATGTCGGCTTCGTGCCGCACCCCAATTTCCTGGAGACCGCGGCGAAGGACCCGGCACTGGAAATCGTGCACATCCCGCTGGAAGCCAGCACGGGCGAGGCGGTGCAGGCGCTCTCCTCCTGCCATGGCTACTACGTCATGGCCGCGCGCGATGAATTGCCCGTGCCGCTGCATGTCCATGCCGAGCTCCTGGGCAAGCTGCCCAACCTGCTGATGGCCGCGAGCTACGGCGCCGGCTACGACCCCTGCAACCCTGAGGATTGCACCGCGGCCGGCGTGCTGCTGGTGAACCAGGCCGGCGGCAATGCGGAAGGTGTCGCCGAACACGCCGTCGGCATGATGCTCGCCTGCCTCAAGCGCATGCCGGAGGCCCAGGCTTCGATGATCGCCGGCACCGCGCGCAACCGCGCCACGCTGCTGGGGCGTGAATTGCGCGGGCGCGTCGTGGGCCTGGTGGGCTGCGGCAATGTCGGTGCCCGCGTGACCGAAATCGTGAAGGCCGCCTTTGGCTGCCGCGTCATCGTCTGCGACCCCTTCCTGGATGCCGCCACCATCGCGGCGCGCGGCGCTGAGAAGGTGGATTTCGCGACCCTCCTGGCCGAGGCCGATGTGGTCAGCCTGCATTGCCCGCTGACGCCCGCCACGCGCGGCATGATCAATGCCGAAGCCTTCGCCGCGATGAAGAAGGGTGTGGTCTTCGTCACCACCGCGCGCGGCTCCATCCATGACGAGGATGCGCTGCTGGCAGCCCTCAACTCCGGGCATGTGGCCAGCGCCGGGCTGGATGTCTGGGAGGTGGAGCCGCCGCCCACGGATCATCCGCTGCTGCATCACCGCGCCGTGATCGCGAGCCAGCACACGGCGGGTGTCACGCAGGAAAGCCGGGCCAATATCACGAAGATCGCGGCCCTCGCCTTTTCCGAACTGGCGGCGGGGCGGATGCCGCCGCGCATCGTCAATCCGGAGGTGAAGGCGCGCTTCGTGGAGCGCTATACGGCGGCGTTCGGCCGGCCGCCGCTGGAGGCTTGAGAGGGCGCTGCCCTCCCAGCCTCTCGCTGCGCCCTTATTCGGCGCGGATGTTCGCGGCGCGGATCACAGCCTCAAGCGCCGTGATCTGGGCCGCGATGAAGCTCGCGAAGGCTTCCGGCGTGCCGCCGCCCAGCACCGCGCCCTGCTCGACAAGACGGCCGCCGATCTCGGGCTCGCGCAGGGCGGCATCCACGGCGGCGGACATGCGCGCCACGATCTCGGCCGGCGTGCGCGCGGGCGCGACCAGGCCGAACCAGGTGCCAAAGAGGAAGCCGGGCAAGCCGGCCTCGGCCGTGGTCGGCACATCGGGCAATTGCGGCAGGCGCACGGGTGTGGCGACGGCCAGCGCGCGCACCGTGCCCTCGCGGATTTGCGGCAGGATGTTCGGCAGATTGTCCACCATCAGGTCAATCTGGCCGGAGACGAGGTCCGTCACCGCCGGTGCGGCGCCGCGATAGGGCACGTGCAGGATCTGCGCCCCGCTCTGCTGCTTGAGCAATTCCAGCGCCAGATGCAGCGAGGAGCCATTGCCGGCTGAACCCGCGCGCACCGCATCCGGCTGCGCCCGCGCCGCCGCCAGCATCTCGGCCAGGGTTTGCCAGGGCCGCGCGCGCGCCACGACGATCACCTTTGGCGTGTTCACCAGAAGCGAGGTGGGCGCGAAGGCCGTGCGCGTGTCATAGGGCATCGCGGCGAACAGGAACTGGTTGGCGGCCAGCGGGCCGATGGAGCCGAGCAGCCATGTGTATCCATCGGGTGCCGACTTCGCGACGAAATCCGCCGCGATATTGCCGCCCGCACCCATCCGGTTCTCCACCAGCACCGGCTGGCCCAGCATGGCCTGCAGCCGGGCGGCGAGCGGGCGTGCCAGCAGGTCAGCCAGCCCCCCCGGCGCGAAGGGCACGATGATGCGCAAGGGCCTGCCCGGCCAGGGCGTCTGCGCAAGCGCCGCGCCCGGCAGCAGCGCGGGCAGGGCCAGAAGCGAACGGCGATCCATCATCTACTTGGCCTTGTGATAGAGGTGGGGGATGGCGTGATCCACGACCACGTCGAGCAGCATCGGGCCGTCCTGCGCGAAGGCCTGGGTGAGGCCCGCATGCAGCGCCTCGGCCGTTTCCACGCGAACCCCCGGGCAGCCCTGGCCCGCCGCCAGGCTCACGAAATCCAGCCCGGGCAATTCGATGCCCGGCGCGTTCTCCACGCCCAGCACGCGGCTGAAGCTGCGCATCGCGCCATAGCCCGCATTGTTCACGACGATGATGGTCAGCGGCAGCCGCGCCTGCACGGCACTCCAGATCGCCTGGATGGAATACATCATCGAACCATCGCCGATCACGGCGACAACGCGTGTGCCCGGCTTGGCCAGCGCCACGCCCACGGCGGCCGGCAGGGAATAGCCCAGGCCCCCGCTGGCCATGG from Sediminicoccus sp. KRV36 encodes the following:
- a CDS encoding NAD(P)-dependent oxidoreductase: MSKFRIGYVGFVPHPNFLETAAKDPALEIVHIPLEASTGEAVQALSSCHGYYVMAARDELPVPLHVHAELLGKLPNLLMAASYGAGYDPCNPEDCTAAGVLLVNQAGGNAEGVAEHAVGMMLACLKRMPEAQASMIAGTARNRATLLGRELRGRVVGLVGCGNVGARVTEIVKAAFGCRVIVCDPFLDAATIAARGAEKVDFATLLAEADVVSLHCPLTPATRGMINAEAFAAMKKGVVFVTTARGSIHDEDALLAALNSGHVASAGLDVWEVEPPPTDHPLLHHRAVIASQHTAGVTQESRANITKIAALAFSELAAGRMPPRIVNPEVKARFVERYTAAFGRPPLEA
- a CDS encoding CoA transferase; the encoded protein is MGAGPLAGIRVLDMTTVLFGPYATQLMAEMGAEVIKLEAPEGDVTRHTEPARNPGMGAIFLTLNRGKRGLCLDLKQPAARDAALAVARTCDVVITNVRPRALTRLGLDSATLRAADPRLVFCALVGFGQDGPYADKPAYDDLIQGIGGLAHLALAQGGAAPRYAPIALADRVGGMHALSAILAALLERGRTGLGQEVEVPMFEVMASMVLGDHLGGLGFEPATDQGGYARLISPDRKPYATLDGYIGVMIYNQAQWERFFAAIGTPERMTEDPRLKNHTTRLRHIDELYAELASIFATRGTAEWLALLEAADLPCAPVHDLPTLRADPHLNARGFFQPEDHPSEGALTRMAAPVRFSAHGEIPRGPTPRLGEHGREVLREAGLGEAAIAALVAARALILPG
- a CDS encoding tripartite tricarboxylate transporter substrate binding protein, with translation MMDRRSLLALPALLPGAALAQTPWPGRPLRIIVPFAPGGLADLLARPLAARLQAMLGQPVLVENRMGAGGNIAADFVAKSAPDGYTWLLGSIGPLAANQFLFAAMPYDTRTAFAPTSLLVNTPKVIVVARARPWQTLAEMLAAARAQPDAVRAGSAGNGSSLHLALELLKQQSGAQILHVPYRGAAPAVTDLVSGQIDLMVDNLPNILPQIREGTVRALAVATPVRLPQLPDVPTTAEAGLPGFLFGTWFGLVAPARTPAEIVARMSAAVDAALREPEIGGRLVEQGAVLGGGTPEAFASFIAAQITALEAVIRAANIRAE